TGAAAACGAGTGTTCCCTATCAGAGCCGTGGAAGACGACCACGTTGATAGGACGGGTGTGGAAGCATGGCAACATGTGAAGCTTACCGTTACTAATAGCTCGATCGACTTCTTCGTTCCCATTGTTCATGCTCATCAAAGATGAGCATCATCTGTTCTGTCCTGACGCGCATAGCGCTCCGGACGGGCCGCGCCACAGGTATTTTGCTTGAAAGCAAAAACCGGAAGGCGCGACGACCTCTGGTCTGTATGGCAAACATACGGGAAGGGTCGCAGAAAGACGTGTTAAATTAAATGAAGCGCAAGCTTCCCAGCTTCTCGAAACAACACTCATGTGAAAACATGAACTGTGTTGCGTTTTGCCGACCTGGTGGTTATCGCGGGGCGGCTGCACCCGTTCCCATTCCGAACACGGCCGTGAAACGCCCCAGCGCCAATGGTACTCCGTCTCAAGACGCGGGAGAGTAGGTCGCTGCCAGGTCTGCAAAACGCAACAAATATCTTCTCAAGCAAACTCTTCGGCCCAGCCGATACAAAGGGCCGCTCAAAGCGGCCTTTTTGCATTGCGTAACATGAAAACATAAGGAAAACGCAACGTGCGTCCCTTAAAGGAGACAAATCGCCTGCGGCAATTTGCTCCGGAACTATACATCACAGCGTCCCTGTGATGCAGTCGCGATAAATCCAATAGGGATTTACGCTGGTAACGCGGGGTGGAGCAGCCCGGTAGCTCGTCAGGCTCATAACCTGAAGGCCGCAGGTTCAAATCCTGCCCCCGCAACCAATCTTCACAAAAACCCCGTAGCTTAAGCTGCGGGGTTTTCTTTTGCAAAATACCTCAAATAATCTCCAAATCTATATAAGTTCGCATCATCCACAATTGGCGCTCTTTTTTATGAGAGTGATTCAGCCTTTCTGCGTTGCGATAGCCCCTGATTTTGCCATGATGCGTAAACCGTCCAGCTCATAAGAAAGCCAACGTGACCACCGATCCCTTGCAGATTCTCAAGACCGTCTATGGCTACGATACGTTTCGTGGACAGCAGGCCGAAATCATCCGGCATGTGATGGCAGGCAACAATGCTTTTGTATTGATGCCAACAGGGGGCGGGAAGTCGCTTTGTTACCAGATTCCGGCGCTCGCCCGTAAGGGAATGGGGCTGGTTGCTTCGCCCCTGATCGCGCTGATGGTCGACCAGGTCGCCGCCTTGCGTCAGGCAGGTGTGCGGGCAGAAGCTCTCAACTCCGATCTTTCCCCAGAAGAGCGGCGGGCACTCTGGCAGGATATGCGGGCTGGCAAGGTCGATATTCTCTATGCCGCGCCGGAGACCCTTCTCAAGCCGGATGTTCTGGATGCGCTTCAACCTATCAGCCTGTCGCTGATCGCGATCGACGAAGCTCATTGTCTATCGCAGTGGGGGCACGATTTCCGTCCCCCTTACCGCCAGCTAGACACGTTGATCGAGCGCTTTCCGGATACGCCACGCATGGCGCTCACGGCGACTGCGGACGAGCCAACCCGCGCCGAAATTCTGGGTCATCTCGGGATCAACGGAAGCGACGCCTTCATAGCCGGATTCGATCGGCCAAATATCCGCTATGCGATCATGGAAAAGGATAATCCACGTACGCAGCTGAAGCGCTTCCTGACGGGTCGCGAAGACGAAAGCGGCATCGTCTATTGCCTTTCCAAACGCAAGGTCGATGAGACGGCAGCCTGGCTGCGTGAGGAGGGGCGCGATGCGCTGCCCTATCACGCCGGCATGGACAAGGGCGCCCGCGAGGCGAACCAGACCCACTTCCAGCATGGTGAAGCGGTCATCATGGTTGCAACCGTGGCTTTCGGCATGGGCATCGACAAACCGGATGTGCGCTTCGTCGTGCATATCGATCTGCCCAGCAGCATCGAAGCCTATTATCAGGAAACCGGCCGTGCTGGCCGTGATGGTCTGCCGTCCGACGTGCTTATGCTTTACGGTTATGAAGACATCGCATTGCGCAACCGCTTTATCGAAGAGTCGGATGCGGGCGACCAGCGCAAAAACATGGAGCGCCGGAAGCTCGATGCGTTGCTTGGCCTCGCGGAAACAGCCGGTTGCCGTCGGCGGGTGCTTTTGTCTTATTTCGGCGATCATTGCGAGCCCTGCGGCAATTGCGACACCTGTGCGGAACCGCCGGACCTGTTTGATGGTGCCATTGCCGCGCAGAAGTTGCTGTCCTGCATTTACCGCACGGGAGAACGTTTCGGCCAGGCCTATGTCATCCGCGTATTGCTGGGCATGGAAGATGAACGGATATCGAGCTTTGGTCACGATCGGATCACCACCTACGGCATCGGCAAAGAGCACGACAATCGCACCTGGCGGGCCATCCTGCGCCAGATGGTTGCGCTGCGCCTGATCGAGGTTGATCTGGCCGGTCACGGGGGATTGTCCATTGCCGAAGAAGGGAGGCGGTTCCTGCGCGAAAAGCCGTCCCTGATGTTGAGGATACCGTCCGCTCCCCGTTCGGCGCGACAACAGACGAATCGCAAGCCCACCGCCATTGTTCTACCGGATGCCGATCGTAGTCTCTTTGAGGCGCTGCGTGCGAAGCGCATGGAAATTGCCCGCGCACAGAACGTTCCACCCTATGTGATTTTTCACGACAAGACACTCATTGAGCTTGCGGCATCAAGACCGGCCTCTGTGGGGGAAATGGCGCAGATACCTGGAGTGGGAGACACAAAGCTGGAACGATACGGCCCTGCTTTTCTGGCGGCGATCATGGAACATGCCGCCAGCGAGTGACCATTTGAATCCGGCAAAGAGTCCCGCCAGGAAATTTTAGTAGGGCCTGAAACCTCAGCCTGTCGTGTCCTTGAACAGAACATTCTGGTCAATGAGATAACGGGAAAACAGGGGCAGGCTCGCTCCACCGATAGCCCGAGCCTGGCTACCGACCGCTCCCTCGATGATTTCCGGCAGCGTAACACCCTGAAGATCGTGATGTTTGAGGGCAAGACGGGTGGCGGAGACTATTCTTGCTCTGACCCAATCCGGAAAACCGCCATCGATGATGACGCTGGAAAAATCGATGATGGAGGCTGCAGCGATGACGGCCTGCGCAAGGGCCGCGGCCGTTTTTCCGATCCAGCTTTCCAGCGGCTCGCCGAAATCGATCCATTCATCCGGCGAGAACCACAGGGGACGTGGATCGATGCCGCGTTCGCGCAACATGTTTTCCAGAACGAAGATGGAGGCGATTTTCAGAAGCTGGACCGTGTTGCCGTCCTGCCCCTGAACCGGAAGGGGGCCGATTGCACCGGCGGTGCCCGTCTTTCCGGAAAACAGTGCGGAGTTTAAAACGACACCGCCACCGATGAAGGATCCGATGAAGATATAGAGAAAATCGGGGTAGTTCTGGCCTGCACCAAAAACCAGTTCTGCACCGCAGGCACTGGTCGCATCGTTCTGCAGGAAAACCGGATAGCTGACGCCATCCGCAATTTCGGAACGGATATCGACGTCGCGCCAGCGCTCCATCTCATTCTGCGGCGCGCCCACCTCCTGCGCCCAGTTCCACAATTCGAACGGCGCGGCAATGCCGACACCGGCAATTTTTTGCCGTTCGGCCGGAGAGAGCTTGGACTCGAGTTCCGTGATACCCTCGATGACGAATGGCAAAATCCATTCCGGCATAGGATAGGGGTAAGTTCTGCGGAGCTTCAGCTTGATCCGGCCGACGAAATCCATCAGCACCAGATCGACGCTGCGACGGCCGATTTTCACGCCAAACGAGAAGACGGCATCGGGATTGAGGCGCATCGGCGTCGAAGGCTGCCCGACTTTGCCGCGCAGTCTTTCGCCACGAATAAGAAGACCGTCACTTTCGAGCGAGCGCATGATGACCGAGACGGTCTGCGCCGAGAGACCGCAAAGCCTGGATATTTCGGCTTTCGACAAGCCGCCGTGGCGGCGAACCAGCGACAGCACAAGCCGCTCGTTATAGGCACGCACCCCGATCTGGTTGGCGCCGCCGCTCATATCCATGTTGGTGGACGGCGCGGGCGGCGCCGTCTCGACAGATTGTCTCATAGTTTCATCCTCCCGCCCGCCATATCCGCCGCGACCGATACATGCAGGCTTTATGGCAATCTTGCTATCGCAACGTTAAACGACGCGGCGATATTCCTCCCTGCCGCTTGTTAGAATGCCATACGGAATTAATAATTCAATCGGATTTATTTATTGACAGCCGTTTCCTTTGGTGGTTCCATCTGTGTCAACGGTCGCTGTTCTCGGAGGAGACGAGATCGTCGGGTAACCGTCACGGTACTCAAACATTCAATGGGAGGATTACAATGAAGACGACTGTTTCCGCTCTTCTGGGCGCGCTTGCGCTCGGCGTTTCTTTCGCGTCCGTCGCGTCCGCCGCCGATACTTCGGTTTGCCTGATTACCAAAACCGACACCAATCCCTTTTTCGTCAAGATGAAGGAAGGCGCAACCGCCAAGGCTAAAGAACTTGGCGTGACGCTGAAGTCCTATGCCGGCAAGATCGATGGCGATTCCGAAAGCCAGGTTGCCGCGATCGAGACATGCATTGCCGATGGCTCCAAGGGTATCCTGATTACCGCATCTGACACCAAGGGCATCGTTCCGGCCGTGCAGAAGGCGCGCGATGCCGGTCTTCTTGTCATCGCCCTCGATACGCCTCTCGAACCCGTTGATGCCGCTGACTCCACTTTCGCTACCGACAATCTTCTGGCCGGCGAGCTGATCGGCAAATGGGCTGCTGGCACCCTCGGCGACAAGGCCAAGGACGCGAAAATCGCCTTCCTCAACCTCACGCCTTCCCAGCCAACCGTTGATGTTTTGCGCAACCAGGGCTTCATGAAGGGCTTCGGCATCGACGTGAAGGACATCAACAAGATTGGTGATGAAGACGACAAGCGTATCGTTGGTCATGATGTTACCAACGGTAACGAAGAAGGCGGCCGCTCTGCGATGGAAAATCTGCTGCAGAAGGATCCGACCATCAACGTCGTTCACACCATCAACGAACCTGCAGCTGCCGGTGCTTACGAAGCGCTGAAAGCCGTCGGCCGCGAAAAGGATGTTCTGATCGTTTCAGTCGATGGCGGTTGCCCTGGTGTCAAGAACGTTGCCGAAGGCGTGATCGGCGCAACGTCTCAGCAATACCCGCTGCTGATGGCGGCACTCGGCGTGGAAGCCGTCAAGAAGTTTGCCGACACCGGTGAAAAGCCGAAGCCGACGGCAGGCAAGAACTTCTTCGACACCGGCGTAACGCTGGTAACCGACAAGCCGGTCAAGGGTCTCGATTCGATCGACACCAAGGAAGGCCTGAAGAAGTGCTGGGGCTGATACTTCACCGTTGAAATCGGCGGGGGGCAATTTGCCCCCGCCCTTGAACCGGAATGGTTACAAAGAACGATCTGGGTGATCGGACAGGAACAAACGAGCGCGCCCGGCGTCCGTGGACGTAACTGAGGCACGCTTCTCAACAGTTTGAATCTACGCATTGTCCCCTCTGGAAAATAATCCCGGGTTCGGGGCTGATGCGATGGAGCGATCGGGAGGAAAATCCATGAGCGATCAGCCAGTGCGGGCTCAACCGCATAATGAATTTGAAAAAGTGCTGTCGGGAAGTTCGACCCAGGTCGCTGCTTTCGATACGCACAACAAGAGTTTGCTTGAAAAATTCCAGCATTTTCTGCATTCCAGCCCGGCGGCCGTACCGCTGATCGTTCTGGTGTTGTCGCTGGCTGTCTTCGGCATGACCCTGGGCGGCAAGTTTTTCTCGGCCTTTTCGCTGACCCTTATCCTTCAGCAGGTGGCAATCGTCGGCATCGTCGGCGCGGCACAGTCGCTGGTCATTCTGACTGCGGGTATCGATCTTTCGGTCGGTGCGATCATGGTCCTGTCCTCCGTCGTCATGGGACAGTTTACGTTCCGCTATGGTTTGCCTGCCGAACTCTCGATTATCTGCGGTCTCGCAGTTGGCGCATTTTGTGGCTTTATCAATGGCGTGCTGGTTTCGCGCATGCGGCTGCCGCCCTTCATCGTTACACTGGGCATGTGGCAGATCGTGTTGGCCACCAATTTCCTCTATTCGGCCAACGAAACGATCCGCTCACAGGATATCGTCCAACAGGCGCCCATTCTCCAGTTTTTCGGCAACAATATCCGCATCGGCAGCGCCGTCTTCACCTATGGCGTCATTGCGATGGTTCTGCTGGTTGCCCTGCTCTGGTATGTGCTGAACCGCACCGCCTGGGGTCGACATCTCTATGCAGTGGGTGATGATCCCGACGCAGCCGAACTTGCCGGCGTTAACGTCAAGCGCATGCTGACGACCGTCTACACACTTTCCGGGCTTATCTGCGCCTTCGCGGGCTGGGCTCTCATCGGCCGCATCGGCTCGGTATCGCCGACCGCCGGTCAGTTTGCCAACATCGAATCCATCACCGCAGTGGTCATCGGCGGCATATCGCTGTTTGGCGGACGCGGCTCGATCATGGGCATGATCTTCGGCGCGCTGATCGTCGGTGTCTTCTCTCTCGGCTTGCGACTTATCGGAACAGACCCACAATGGACCTATCTGTTGATCGGCGTCCTTATCATCTTGGCTGTCGCAATCGACCAGTGGATCAGAAAGGTAGCAGGCTGATGGCAAAAGAACCTATCCTCACAGCACGCAATCTCGTTAAACGCTACGGTCGTGTGACTGCGCTCGACAATGCCGATTTTGACCTTTATCCGGGCGAAATCCTCGCCGTCATTGGTGATAACGGTGCTGGAAAATCCTCTCTCATCAAGGCGATTTCCGGTGCGGTGACACCCGATGAAGGGGAGATCAGGCTTGAAGGCAAGCCGGTACAGTTCCGCTCGCCGATCGAGGCACGCAAGGCTGGTATCGAAACCGTTTATCAGAACCTTGCCCTGTCTCCCGCATTGTCCATAGCCGACAATATGTTTCTCGGCCGTGAAATCCGCAAACCCGGTATTCAGGGAAGCCTGTTTAGGGCACTGGACCGTCCGGCGATGGAAAAGTTTGCCCGTGAGAAACTCTCTGAACTCGGCCTGATGACGATCCAGAACATCAATCAGGCGGTGGAAACCCTCTCCGGCGGCCAGCGCCAGGGTGTTGCGGTGGCGCGTGCAGCCGCCTTCGGCTCCAAGGTCGTCATCCTTGACGAACCGACAGCGGCGCTCGGCGTCAAGGAAAGCCGCCGCGTTCTCGAGCTTATTCTGGATGTGCGCGCGCGAGGGCTACCGATCGTTCTCATCTCGCACAACATGCCGCATGTTTTCGAGGTTGCTGACCGGATTCATATTCATCGGCTGGGCAAGCGTTTGTGCGTCATCAATCCGAAGGACTATACCATGTCCGACGCCGTTGCCTTCATGACGGGCGCCAAGGAAGCGCCAAAGGAAACGCTGGCCGCATGACGTTGAAGCTTGAAACGATCGTCGAAGACGTTCTTCGGCGGGCTGAGGGTAAATCTCGTTTTATCATTGCCATTGCCGGTCCCCCTGGGGCCGGCAAATCCACGCTAGCGGATGCCATGTGCGGTGCCCTCGTGGCGCGCGGCGAGGCTGCGGCTGTCCTGCCTATGGACGGCTTCCA
This region of Agrobacterium tumefaciens genomic DNA includes:
- the recQ gene encoding DNA helicase RecQ, with the protein product MTTDPLQILKTVYGYDTFRGQQAEIIRHVMAGNNAFVLMPTGGGKSLCYQIPALARKGMGLVASPLIALMVDQVAALRQAGVRAEALNSDLSPEERRALWQDMRAGKVDILYAAPETLLKPDVLDALQPISLSLIAIDEAHCLSQWGHDFRPPYRQLDTLIERFPDTPRMALTATADEPTRAEILGHLGINGSDAFIAGFDRPNIRYAIMEKDNPRTQLKRFLTGREDESGIVYCLSKRKVDETAAWLREEGRDALPYHAGMDKGAREANQTHFQHGEAVIMVATVAFGMGIDKPDVRFVVHIDLPSSIEAYYQETGRAGRDGLPSDVLMLYGYEDIALRNRFIEESDAGDQRKNMERRKLDALLGLAETAGCRRRVLLSYFGDHCEPCGNCDTCAEPPDLFDGAIAAQKLLSCIYRTGERFGQAYVIRVLLGMEDERISSFGHDRITTYGIGKEHDNRTWRAILRQMVALRLIEVDLAGHGGLSIAEEGRRFLREKPSLMLRIPSAPRSARQQTNRKPTAIVLPDADRSLFEALRAKRMEIARAQNVPPYVIFHDKTLIELAASRPASVGEMAQIPGVGDTKLERYGPAFLAAIMEHAASE
- a CDS encoding ROK family transcriptional regulator, translating into MRQSVETAPPAPSTNMDMSGGANQIGVRAYNERLVLSLVRRHGGLSKAEISRLCGLSAQTVSVIMRSLESDGLLIRGERLRGKVGQPSTPMRLNPDAVFSFGVKIGRRSVDLVLMDFVGRIKLKLRRTYPYPMPEWILPFVIEGITELESKLSPAERQKIAGVGIAAPFELWNWAQEVGAPQNEMERWRDVDIRSEIADGVSYPVFLQNDATSACGAELVFGAGQNYPDFLYIFIGSFIGGGVVLNSALFSGKTGTAGAIGPLPVQGQDGNTVQLLKIASIFVLENMLRERGIDPRPLWFSPDEWIDFGEPLESWIGKTAAALAQAVIAAASIIDFSSVIIDGGFPDWVRARIVSATRLALKHHDLQGVTLPEIIEGAVGSQARAIGGASLPLFSRYLIDQNVLFKDTTG
- a CDS encoding sugar ABC transporter substrate-binding protein encodes the protein MKTTVSALLGALALGVSFASVASAADTSVCLITKTDTNPFFVKMKEGATAKAKELGVTLKSYAGKIDGDSESQVAAIETCIADGSKGILITASDTKGIVPAVQKARDAGLLVIALDTPLEPVDAADSTFATDNLLAGELIGKWAAGTLGDKAKDAKIAFLNLTPSQPTVDVLRNQGFMKGFGIDVKDINKIGDEDDKRIVGHDVTNGNEEGGRSAMENLLQKDPTINVVHTINEPAAAGAYEALKAVGREKDVLIVSVDGGCPGVKNVAEGVIGATSQQYPLLMAALGVEAVKKFADTGEKPKPTAGKNFFDTGVTLVTDKPVKGLDSIDTKEGLKKCWG
- a CDS encoding ABC transporter permease codes for the protein MSDQPVRAQPHNEFEKVLSGSSTQVAAFDTHNKSLLEKFQHFLHSSPAAVPLIVLVLSLAVFGMTLGGKFFSAFSLTLILQQVAIVGIVGAAQSLVILTAGIDLSVGAIMVLSSVVMGQFTFRYGLPAELSIICGLAVGAFCGFINGVLVSRMRLPPFIVTLGMWQIVLATNFLYSANETIRSQDIVQQAPILQFFGNNIRIGSAVFTYGVIAMVLLVALLWYVLNRTAWGRHLYAVGDDPDAAELAGVNVKRMLTTVYTLSGLICAFAGWALIGRIGSVSPTAGQFANIESITAVVIGGISLFGGRGSIMGMIFGALIVGVFSLGLRLIGTDPQWTYLLIGVLIILAVAIDQWIRKVAG
- a CDS encoding ATP-binding cassette domain-containing protein, with translation MAKEPILTARNLVKRYGRVTALDNADFDLYPGEILAVIGDNGAGKSSLIKAISGAVTPDEGEIRLEGKPVQFRSPIEARKAGIETVYQNLALSPALSIADNMFLGREIRKPGIQGSLFRALDRPAMEKFAREKLSELGLMTIQNINQAVETLSGGQRQGVAVARAAAFGSKVVILDEPTAALGVKESRRVLELILDVRARGLPIVLISHNMPHVFEVADRIHIHRLGKRLCVINPKDYTMSDAVAFMTGAKEAPKETLAA